In Lysobacter lycopersici, a genomic segment contains:
- a CDS encoding TspO/MBR family protein, with the protein MPKNKQIIGFIAWLAVSFIAAAIGSAASIQAGPFYTQLIRPEWAPPPNLFGPVWTILYALMGISAWLVWRAGGFRASRTALTLFLVQLAVNALWSWLFFGWHLGGLAFADIVLLWVLIIATLIAFWRVRPLAGTLLIPYLLWVSFASALNFSVWQLNPQILG; encoded by the coding sequence TTGCCAAAAAACAAGCAAATCATTGGGTTCATTGCCTGGCTCGCGGTCAGCTTCATTGCCGCCGCAATTGGCAGCGCCGCGTCCATACAGGCTGGCCCGTTCTATACGCAGCTCATACGCCCGGAGTGGGCGCCGCCGCCCAACTTGTTCGGTCCGGTTTGGACAATTCTTTATGCGCTCATGGGCATTTCGGCATGGCTGGTCTGGCGTGCCGGAGGGTTTCGCGCTTCACGTACAGCCCTCACTTTGTTTCTGGTGCAACTGGCAGTCAACGCGCTCTGGAGCTGGCTGTTCTTCGGATGGCATTTGGGCGGCTTGGCTTTCGCAGACATCGTTCTGCTTTGGGTGCTCATCATTGCAACGCTAATTGCATTCTGGCGTGTCAGGCCGTTGGCGGGCACGCTGCTAATTCCGTACCTGCTTTGGGTCAGCTTCGCCTCCGCACTCAACTTTTCAGTCTGGCAACTCAATCCGCAGATTCTAGGGTAG
- a CDS encoding L-serine ammonia-lyase: protein MAVSTFDLYKIGIGPSSSHTVGPMRAAARFVEKWLVESGRLDDVARIRAEVFGSLALTGRGHGTDKAVLMGLEGHWPNLIDPDVIPAALERIRSTKQLRLHGQREIAFDEKTDLVMNKRQKLPFHTNGMRFAAFDAEGGEIASRDYYSVGGGFVVNQDEAAEDRIVADTTELAFPFHTGAELLAQSERSGLPIARLMFENEKAWRSEGEIVSGLRELWRAMQDCVARGIRETGTLPGGLHVARRAPALFAELSSRPEAAMRDPLTVLDWVNLYALAVNEENAAGGRVVTAPTNGAAGIIPAVLHYYDRFCPGASEQGVFDFLLTASAVGILYKENASISGAEVGCQGEVGVACSMAAAGLTAALGGTPGQIENAAEIGMEHNLGLTCDPIGGLVQIPCIERNAMGSVKAINASRMALRGDGKHKVSLDKVIKTMRDTGRDMQDKYKETSRGGLAVNVIEC from the coding sequence ATGGCCGTCAGCACTTTCGATTTGTACAAGATCGGCATCGGGCCGAGTTCCTCGCACACGGTCGGGCCGATGCGTGCCGCCGCGCGTTTCGTCGAGAAGTGGCTGGTCGAGTCCGGACGCCTCGACGACGTCGCGCGCATCCGCGCCGAGGTGTTCGGTTCGCTGGCGCTGACCGGCCGCGGCCACGGTACCGACAAGGCGGTGCTGATGGGCCTCGAGGGCCACTGGCCGAACCTGATCGACCCGGACGTGATTCCCGCCGCGCTCGAACGCATCCGTTCGACGAAGCAACTGCGCCTGCACGGCCAGCGCGAGATCGCCTTCGACGAAAAGACCGACCTGGTGATGAACAAGCGGCAGAAGCTGCCGTTCCACACCAATGGCATGCGCTTCGCTGCGTTCGATGCGGAAGGCGGCGAAATCGCCTCGCGCGACTACTACTCGGTCGGCGGCGGTTTCGTCGTCAACCAGGACGAGGCCGCGGAAGACCGCATCGTCGCCGACACGACGGAGCTGGCGTTCCCGTTCCACACCGGCGCCGAACTGCTCGCGCAAAGCGAACGCAGTGGCTTGCCGATCGCGCGACTGATGTTCGAAAACGAGAAAGCCTGGCGCAGCGAAGGCGAGATCGTGTCCGGCCTGCGCGAACTCTGGCGCGCGATGCAGGACTGCGTCGCCCGCGGCATCCGCGAAACCGGCACCCTGCCCGGCGGCCTGCACGTCGCCCGACGCGCGCCGGCGCTGTTCGCGGAATTGTCGTCGCGACCCGAAGCCGCGATGCGCGATCCGCTGACCGTGCTCGACTGGGTGAATCTGTACGCGCTGGCGGTGAACGAGGAAAACGCCGCCGGCGGGCGCGTCGTCACCGCACCGACCAACGGCGCGGCCGGGATCATCCCCGCGGTGCTGCACTACTACGACCGCTTCTGCCCCGGCGCATCGGAACAGGGCGTGTTCGATTTCCTGCTCACCGCGTCCGCGGTCGGCATCCTGTACAAGGAAAACGCTTCGATCAGCGGCGCCGAAGTCGGCTGCCAGGGCGAAGTCGGGGTGGCCTGCTCCATGGCCGCCGCCGGTCTCACCGCCGCGCTCGGCGGAACGCCGGGGCAGATCGAGAACGCCGCCGAGATCGGCATGGAACACAACCTCGGCCTGACCTGCGATCCCATCGGCGGGCTGGTGCAGATTCCCTGCATCGAACGCAACGCGATGGGTTCGGTCAAGGCGATCAACGCCTCGCGCATGGCGCTGCGCGGCGACGGCAAGCACAAGGTCAGCCTGGACAAGGTGATCAAGACCATGCGCGACACCGGCCGCGACATGCAGGACAAGTACAAGGAAACCAGCCGCGGCGGACTCGCGGTGAACGTGATCGAGTGTTGA
- a CDS encoding cytochrome b: protein MSLKNPNERWGAVSQSFHWLIVLLLLAQGTVGLLMGDMARGPDKIAVFAFHKSVGITILALALARLLWRLYAGRPAPVPGTPTWQERAASAMHVALYLLLFAVPISGWVMNSAAGFPLQWFGLFNLPSIAAHDHDLHEFTEDLHEWLFWALVALAAAHAAAAIYHHLFQRDATLARMLPRGWLRTPTQENHDVA, encoded by the coding sequence ATGAGCCTGAAGAATCCGAACGAACGCTGGGGCGCGGTGAGCCAGTCCTTCCATTGGCTGATCGTGCTGCTGCTGCTCGCGCAGGGAACCGTCGGCCTGCTGATGGGCGACATGGCGCGCGGCCCGGACAAGATCGCCGTGTTCGCCTTCCACAAGTCGGTCGGCATCACCATCCTCGCGCTGGCCCTCGCGCGCCTGCTGTGGCGCCTGTACGCCGGTCGCCCCGCGCCGGTGCCAGGCACGCCGACATGGCAGGAACGCGCGGCTTCGGCGATGCACGTCGCGCTGTACCTGCTGCTGTTCGCGGTACCGATCAGCGGCTGGGTGATGAACTCCGCCGCGGGCTTCCCGCTGCAATGGTTCGGGCTGTTCAACCTGCCGTCCATCGCCGCGCACGACCACGACCTGCACGAGTTCACCGAGGATCTGCACGAATGGCTGTTCTGGGCGCTGGTCGCGCTGGCGGCCGCGCATGCCGCGGCGGCGATCTACCACCACCTGTTCCAGCGCGACGCCACTTTGGCGCGCATGCTGCCGCGCGGCTGGTTGCGCACCCCCACGCAGGAGAACCACGATGTCGCCTAA
- a CDS encoding YceI family protein — MSPKSLLLPLLLFAAPAFAAAAFAKDYVQAPGSALTFAGKYQGEVFTGRFPGFSTKLSFDPAQLANAKLDVTIPLATATTGNDDYDGELRGDDFFASAKFAQAHYTATKFRALGGNRYAADGTLSLRGVDKPVTLEFTWTPGAKPVLAGKATVSRLAFGVGGGDWADTGLIPDAIAVATKVVFTPIP; from the coding sequence ATGTCGCCTAAATCCCTTTTGCTTCCGTTGCTGTTGTTCGCGGCGCCGGCGTTCGCCGCCGCGGCTTTTGCCAAGGATTACGTGCAGGCGCCGGGCTCGGCGCTGACCTTCGCCGGCAAATACCAGGGCGAGGTGTTCACCGGCAGGTTCCCGGGATTCAGCACGAAGCTGTCGTTCGATCCGGCGCAGTTGGCGAACGCGAAACTCGACGTGACCATCCCGCTCGCGACCGCGACTACCGGCAACGACGACTACGACGGCGAACTGCGCGGCGACGACTTCTTCGCCAGCGCGAAATTCGCCCAGGCGCACTACACCGCGACGAAATTCCGCGCGCTCGGCGGCAATCGCTACGCCGCCGACGGCACGCTGTCGCTGCGCGGCGTGGACAAGCCGGTGACGCTGGAATTCACCTGGACGCCGGGCGCGAAGCCGGTGCTCGCCGGCAAGGCCACGGTGTCGCGGCTGGCCTTCGGCGTCGGCGGCGGCGACTGGGCCGATACCGGCCTGATCCCGGACGCGATCGCGGTGGCGACGAAGGTGGTGTTCACGCCTATTCCGTAG
- a CDS encoding glutaredoxin family protein → MRLTLYQRDDCHLCDLALGLLAEVRAPEFESVFVDGDEALEQRYGIRVPVLRDEDRGVELEWPFDVAKLERFLGP, encoded by the coding sequence ATGCGACTGACCCTGTACCAGCGCGACGACTGCCACCTCTGCGACCTCGCGCTGGGGCTGCTGGCCGAGGTCCGGGCGCCGGAATTCGAGAGCGTGTTCGTCGACGGCGACGAGGCGCTGGAGCAACGCTACGGCATCCGCGTGCCGGTGCTGCGCGACGAGGATCGCGGCGTCGAGCTGGAGTGGCCGTTCGACGTGGCGAAGCTGGAGCGATTCCTCGGCCCGTAG